One window of the bacterium genome contains the following:
- a CDS encoding right-handed parallel beta-helix repeat-containing protein, whose translation MRAFRTAVFFIALILVSLATAQPMEGRWTIAMSPITIAASCTVQIGDTLVVDPGVTINITRSNANFVIRGMAIIGVPDQAPVRINGAGSPGLSYENTNQLNRITAQISGMNRGLRVRGSILSVVQTDIQSPSSFGIDASRSTVNINRSLISTAGQSGIKLDSGSTMTFTESSIRFCINHGIYAMRGAGITLQNSTILNNNNHGIWIDGTINNGRLYVFDSDISQNGQRGVYINNVSNNLLERVSIVANGNDGLYLLNASGMTATRLTLSDNGNRAPGGSGLFLFNSTVSYVTSSAIDNNENYGVYAQSSTVNLRYCNFFANQGGNVQGTTVGSNAITVNPQWQQSTGHQRIPIFNSPLVDAGEWFLPRDPDGSPPDIGHRYYNQNLPPVFQTWTPVDTALTRNYGSPTLFRVTYSDPNANDSVRVSWYVNNTLSGTGDSILLPFYVPAVVVRVELNDTKPNGIATKSWAVSVGATEIQNLPEQFAIHASYPNPTNGSIHLTGVGVFTGEIRLTDLLGRTVAEKSFRTLPGKWTITWQFPSTLPSGSYYLQVPNQKPISLILLK comes from the coding sequence ATGAGAGCATTCCGAACAGCTGTTTTTTTCATAGCTTTGATACTTGTTTCTCTGGCGACGGCGCAACCAATGGAGGGGCGCTGGACGATTGCGATGTCACCGATTACCATCGCCGCTTCTTGTACCGTTCAAATTGGTGATACACTGGTTGTTGACCCCGGAGTTACAATCAATATCACTCGTTCCAACGCCAACTTCGTGATTCGAGGAATGGCAATTATCGGTGTTCCCGATCAAGCACCGGTTCGCATCAACGGTGCTGGTTCTCCCGGTTTAAGCTACGAAAATACCAACCAACTCAACCGCATCACTGCCCAGATAAGCGGCATGAATCGCGGGCTCCGGGTGCGCGGTTCTATTCTGAGTGTCGTTCAGACCGATATTCAATCCCCCAGCAGTTTCGGTATTGACGCATCACGAAGTACAGTGAATATAAACCGTTCGTTGATTTCCACTGCTGGGCAATCCGGTATCAAGCTTGATTCCGGCTCCACCATGACATTTACCGAATCGAGTATCCGGTTTTGCATCAACCATGGTATCTATGCAATGCGAGGGGCTGGAATTACTTTACAAAACTCCACGATTCTGAACAATAACAACCATGGAATATGGATAGATGGCACAATCAACAATGGACGATTGTATGTCTTTGATTCCGACATCTCGCAAAATGGACAGCGCGGAGTTTACATCAACAATGTCAGTAACAATCTACTGGAACGCGTTTCGATTGTAGCTAATGGGAATGATGGTCTCTACTTGCTGAATGCCAGCGGGATGACTGCGACCCGATTGACCTTGAGCGATAATGGTAATCGAGCTCCCGGTGGCAGTGGTCTCTTTTTGTTTAATTCTACCGTTAGTTATGTGACTTCCTCGGCAATCGATAACAATGAGAATTACGGAGTCTATGCCCAATCCTCAACGGTAAACTTACGGTATTGTAACTTCTTCGCGAACCAAGGTGGGAATGTCCAAGGGACAACCGTTGGCTCTAATGCAATAACCGTAAACCCCCAGTGGCAACAGAGCACCGGTCATCAACGAATCCCAATTTTCAATTCTCCGTTGGTCGATGCTGGGGAATGGTTTTTACCGCGTGATCCGGACGGCTCACCACCTGATATTGGCCATCGCTACTACAATCAGAATCTACCGCCAGTTTTTCAAACCTGGACTCCGGTCGATACAGCACTTACACGTAACTACGGAAGTCCTACCCTCTTTCGGGTTACCTATTCTGATCCCAATGCGAACGATTCGGTGCGGGTGAGTTGGTATGTAAACAATACCCTTTCTGGTACCGGAGATTCAATTTTATTGCCGTTTTATGTTCCCGCGGTTGTTGTGAGAGTGGAATTGAACGACACCAAACCGAACGGGATTGCCACGAAGAGTTGGGCGGTTTCGGTCGGTGCCACAGAAATCCAAAATCTGCCAGAACAATTTGCGATCCATGCCTCCTATCCCAACCCCACCAATGGATCAATTCACCTCACGGGTGTCGGAGTCTTCACCGGCGAAATCCGTTTAACTGACTTATTGGGTCGAACCGTTGCCGAAAAATCATTCCGAACCCTACCGGGTAAATGGACAATTACATGGCAATTCCCCTCCACTCTCCCCTCCGGGAGTTACTATCTCCAAGTTCCCAATCAGAAACCTATCTCATTGATTTTGTTGAAGTGA